From a single Paraburkholderia sp. FT54 genomic region:
- a CDS encoding nicotinate phosphoribosyltransferase has translation MQNESHGLNDIASILSNPILNTDSYKASHYLQYPPEASAMFSYIESRGGRYDRTLFFGLQMLIKEYLCRPVTPAMIDQAKAFFTAHGEPFNEAGWRYIVEHYGGYLPVRIRAVPEGSVVPTHNVLVTVECDDPQVFWLASYLETMLLRVWYPITVATQSWHLRKTIRGYLLKSSDDLTQLPFKLHDFGARGVSSAESAAIGGAAHLVSFMGSDTVLGVVAANHYYNETMAAFSVPAAEHSTITSWGRERETDAFRNMITQFGKPGAIVSVVSDSYDLFAALDAWGTELKQAVLDSGGTLVIRPDSGDPQTIVLQTMRALEASFGSVVNGKGRRVLNNVRVIQGDGVNPDSIEVILAALDKAGFAADNLVFGMGGALLQQINRDTQRFAMKCSAIRLGDEWHDVLKDPVTDAGKRSMKGRLTLLMNRHTGEYRTTTLPVVWNERTVEADWQEALVTVFDSGKLLIDMSLAEIRSRAHAHEA, from the coding sequence ATGCAAAACGAGTCCCACGGTCTCAACGATATCGCGTCGATCCTGTCCAATCCGATTCTCAACACGGATTCGTACAAGGCGTCGCATTACCTGCAATATCCGCCCGAAGCGTCGGCGATGTTTTCGTACATCGAATCGCGCGGCGGGCGCTACGACCGCACGCTGTTCTTCGGTCTGCAAATGCTCATCAAGGAATACCTGTGTCGCCCGGTCACGCCGGCCATGATCGATCAGGCGAAAGCGTTTTTCACGGCGCATGGCGAGCCGTTCAACGAAGCGGGCTGGCGCTATATCGTCGAACACTACGGTGGTTATCTGCCGGTGCGCATTCGCGCGGTGCCTGAAGGCTCGGTCGTGCCGACGCACAACGTGCTCGTCACGGTCGAATGCGACGATCCGCAGGTGTTCTGGCTGGCGTCGTATCTGGAGACCATGCTGCTGCGCGTGTGGTATCCGATTACCGTGGCGACGCAAAGCTGGCATCTGCGCAAGACGATCCGCGGCTATCTGCTCAAGAGCAGCGACGACCTCACGCAATTGCCGTTCAAGCTGCACGACTTCGGCGCGCGCGGCGTGTCGAGCGCGGAGTCGGCGGCGATCGGCGGCGCGGCGCACCTCGTCAGTTTCATGGGCTCGGATACCGTGCTTGGCGTGGTCGCGGCGAACCACTACTACAACGAGACGATGGCGGCATTCTCGGTGCCGGCCGCGGAGCACAGCACGATTACCTCATGGGGCCGCGAGCGCGAAACCGACGCGTTTCGCAACATGATCACGCAGTTCGGCAAGCCGGGAGCGATCGTGTCGGTGGTGTCCGACTCCTACGACCTGTTCGCCGCGCTCGACGCCTGGGGCACGGAGTTGAAGCAGGCGGTGCTCGACTCCGGCGGCACGCTGGTGATCCGGCCCGACTCCGGCGATCCGCAAACCATCGTGCTGCAAACCATGCGGGCGCTGGAGGCGTCGTTCGGATCGGTGGTGAACGGCAAAGGGCGGCGCGTGCTCAACAACGTGCGGGTGATTCAGGGTGACGGCGTGAATCCCGATTCGATCGAAGTGATCCTTGCCGCGCTCGACAAAGCCGGTTTCGCGGCGGACAACCTCGTCTTCGGCATGGGCGGCGCGCTGTTGCAGCAGATCAACCGCGACACGCAGCGCTTCGCGATGAAGTGTTCTGCGATTCGTCTAGGCGACGAGTGGCACGACGTGCTCAAGGACCCAGTCACGGATGCCGGCAAGCGCTCGATGAAAGGGCGGCTGACGCTGCTGATGAATCGCCACACAGGCGAGTATCGAACGACGACGCTGCCCGTTGTATGGAATGAGCGCACCGTCGAGGCCGATTGGCAAGAAGCGCTGGTGACGGTGTTCGATTCCGGCAAGTTGCTGATCGACATGTCGCTTGCCGAAATCAGAAGCCGCGCCCACGCTCACGAAGCTTAG
- a CDS encoding ATP-binding cassette domain-containing protein, whose protein sequence is MKRTAARPLLWLAALLAAYLCAPFIASVPQLGAADWANVDWRATWSAVGVSAASASVASLVILLGGVPLGYFLARSSSRKVALLGFVVQLPLALPPLTSGVLLLFLLGPYSWVGRFTNGTLTDSFAGIVLAEVFVAAPFLIIAAKSAFTAVAPVLDDVAATLGHHAASRFFRVILPVAWPAIRAGLALAWLRAFGEFGATVMVAYHPYSLPVYTYVVFGGQGLPAMMPLLLPTLAIAIVCAALSIYSLRQKTSPEQNENGEDALEPGADLTASRSETADLRLAFHLQRQLGAFDLDIAWTPATRRLAIIGPSGSGKSLALRLIAGLESNASSSVTLGTKQLSTLPPERRQIGYMPQDYGLFPHMTVAQQLAFPVDADPASARYWLDHLGLAQLVARLPHQLSFGQRQRVALARALTRHSELLLFDEPFAALDTPRRRRLQQSLRALQREIAAVTIIVTHDPDEAALLADEVLVVEQGRVLQAGFIDAVFERPASMRVAGLLGLHNVGEGVMGAAGQVEIAQGLTIGTGASGLDLDAGQRLMWRVSSHAIVIEQDGLHAGVVDAVELRRGERYVRLNIAGVQFDVANEDTRLREGTPCRIDIRASGVAVWQASGPH, encoded by the coding sequence GTGAAACGTACTGCTGCGCGTCCGCTGCTGTGGCTGGCAGCGCTGCTGGCCGCCTATCTGTGCGCTCCGTTTATCGCGAGCGTGCCGCAACTCGGCGCAGCGGACTGGGCGAATGTCGATTGGCGCGCGACGTGGTCGGCGGTCGGTGTGTCGGCGGCGAGCGCCAGCGTGGCCTCGCTTGTGATTCTGCTGGGCGGCGTGCCGCTCGGCTATTTCCTGGCCCGCTCGAGTTCGCGCAAGGTGGCGCTGCTCGGCTTCGTCGTGCAGTTGCCGCTGGCGCTGCCGCCGCTCACCAGCGGCGTGCTGTTGCTGTTTCTGCTCGGCCCGTATAGCTGGGTCGGCCGGTTCACCAATGGCACGCTGACGGATTCGTTCGCCGGCATCGTGCTCGCGGAAGTCTTCGTCGCCGCGCCCTTCCTGATCATTGCCGCCAAGTCCGCGTTCACCGCCGTCGCCCCCGTGCTCGACGACGTGGCCGCAACGCTCGGCCATCATGCCGCCAGCCGCTTTTTCCGCGTCATATTGCCGGTTGCGTGGCCGGCGATTCGCGCGGGACTCGCGCTCGCGTGGCTGCGCGCGTTCGGCGAATTCGGCGCAACCGTGATGGTGGCCTATCACCCGTATTCGCTACCGGTCTATACATACGTCGTATTCGGCGGCCAGGGGCTGCCGGCGATGATGCCCTTGCTGCTGCCGACGCTCGCGATCGCGATCGTCTGCGCGGCGTTGTCGATTTACAGCCTTCGGCAAAAGACCTCGCCGGAGCAAAACGAAAACGGCGAGGATGCCCTCGAACCCGGCGCGGACCTGACGGCGAGCCGCAGCGAGACCGCGGATCTACGCCTCGCTTTCCATTTGCAACGCCAGCTCGGCGCGTTCGATCTCGACATCGCATGGACGCCGGCCACGCGGCGCCTCGCCATCATCGGGCCGTCGGGCTCGGGCAAGTCGTTGGCGCTGCGTCTGATCGCGGGGCTCGAATCGAACGCGTCGAGCAGCGTGACGCTCGGCACCAAGCAGTTGAGCACGTTGCCGCCCGAGCGCCGCCAGATCGGCTACATGCCGCAAGACTACGGCCTGTTTCCGCATATGACGGTGGCGCAGCAACTGGCCTTTCCCGTCGATGCCGACCCCGCCAGCGCGCGTTACTGGCTCGACCATCTGGGCCTCGCGCAATTGGTCGCGCGCCTGCCGCATCAATTGTCGTTCGGCCAGCGGCAGCGGGTCGCGCTTGCGCGCGCGCTGACACGGCATAGCGAACTGCTGCTGTTCGACGAGCCGTTCGCCGCGCTCGACACACCACGGCGGCGCCGCTTGCAGCAGTCGTTGCGGGCCTTGCAGCGCGAGATCGCGGCGGTGACGATCATCGTCACGCACGATCCGGATGAAGCCGCGTTGCTGGCCGACGAAGTCCTGGTCGTCGAACAGGGCCGCGTTCTGCAAGCGGGTTTTATCGACGCGGTGTTCGAACGGCCGGCGTCGATGCGAGTGGCGGGCCTGCTCGGTTTGCACAACGTCGGCGAAGGGGTGATGGGCGCTGCGGGGCAGGTCGAAATCGCTCAGGGCCTCACGATCGGAACGGGCGCCAGCGGACTCGACCTCGACGCCGGCCAGCGCCTCATGTGGCGCGTGTCGTCGCATGCCATCGTCATCGAGCAAGACGGCCTGCATGCCGGTGTCGTCGACGCAGTCGAATTGCGGCGCGGCGAGCGCTATGTCCGCTTGAATATTGCTGGAGTGCAGTTCGACGTTGCCAATGAAGATACCCGCCTGCGCGAAGGCACGCCGTGCCGGATCGATATCCGCGCCTCAGGCGTTGCCGTCTGGCAAGCGAGCGGCCCGCACTAA
- a CDS encoding extracellular solute-binding protein translates to MIRKLFASLVVVTGIVAAAPAFAQDNTVNVLYAGSLVNLMERSVGPAFEKATGEHFRGYAAGSNKIANEIKGKLRRGDVFISASPEVNDSLMGAANGDHVTWYVNFAESPLMIGYNPQSRFAPQFKTRRWDQVLQEPGIRIGRTDPKLDPKGAFTVDMMSKAGELYHQPDLVEKTLGAAENPEQVLPEETLVGRLQSGQLDAGFFYSTETSDLKIPAIRPAPELQAKAAYTLTILGDAPNREGASSFVNFLLSAQGRALLKQHGVDVVKPTVSGNLQAMPPSVQAVIDAAAQQAQ, encoded by the coding sequence ATGATTCGCAAGCTGTTCGCTTCTCTCGTGGTCGTTACCGGCATCGTGGCGGCCGCACCCGCTTTCGCGCAGGACAACACGGTCAACGTGCTGTACGCCGGATCACTCGTCAACCTGATGGAGCGCAGCGTCGGCCCGGCATTCGAGAAGGCCACCGGCGAGCATTTCCGCGGCTACGCGGCAGGCTCGAACAAGATCGCCAACGAGATCAAGGGCAAGCTGCGCCGCGGCGACGTGTTCATCAGCGCGAGCCCCGAGGTGAACGACAGCTTGATGGGTGCAGCCAACGGCGATCATGTCACGTGGTATGTGAACTTCGCCGAATCGCCGTTGATGATCGGCTATAACCCGCAAAGCAGGTTCGCCCCGCAATTCAAAACCAGGCGCTGGGACCAGGTGCTGCAGGAGCCGGGCATCCGCATCGGCCGGACCGATCCGAAGCTCGACCCGAAGGGCGCGTTCACCGTCGATATGATGAGCAAGGCGGGCGAGCTCTACCATCAGCCGGACCTCGTCGAGAAGACGCTCGGCGCCGCGGAAAACCCCGAACAGGTTTTGCCTGAGGAGACGCTGGTCGGCCGCCTGCAATCCGGCCAGCTCGACGCCGGCTTTTTCTATTCCACCGAAACGTCCGACCTGAAGATTCCGGCGATCCGCCCGGCGCCCGAATTGCAGGCCAAAGCCGCCTACACACTGACAATTCTCGGCGACGCGCCGAACCGTGAAGGCGCGAGCAGCTTCGTCAACTTCCTGTTGAGCGCACAAGGCCGCGCACTGCTCAAGCAACATGGCGTGGACGTCGTCAAACCGACCGTGAGCGGCAACCTGCAAGCCATGCCGCCTTCGGTGCAAGCGGTGATCGACGCCGCCGCGCAGCAAGCGCAGTGA
- a CDS encoding molybdopterin-dependent oxidoreductase, with product MDMDSVNGIAAPAVDSALVLSGRFQRPLSFGLDELERYESVVATPFDLRCYTTNRFIRSVEPYRGVRLTTLITEAGLPNSVPGEFKRTVFVAVGHDGYVVTFSWHELFNTPVGENVIVAYECGGRALDAEDGAPILFSGSDILPAPRHVKRLARIEAHVLGPLA from the coding sequence ATGGATATGGATAGTGTGAACGGGATTGCCGCACCCGCCGTCGATAGCGCGCTCGTCCTGAGCGGACGATTCCAGCGGCCGCTTTCGTTCGGCCTCGACGAACTCGAACGCTACGAAAGCGTGGTGGCTACACCGTTCGATCTGCGTTGCTATACGACCAACCGCTTTATCCGCAGCGTCGAGCCATATCGCGGCGTGCGTCTGACGACGCTCATCACGGAAGCGGGCCTGCCGAATAGCGTGCCGGGCGAATTCAAGCGCACGGTGTTCGTCGCGGTGGGGCATGACGGCTACGTCGTGACGTTTTCGTGGCACGAACTCTTCAATACGCCGGTCGGCGAGAACGTGATAGTCGCCTACGAATGCGGCGGCCGCGCGCTCGACGCTGAAGACGGCGCGCCGATTCTGTTTTCCGGATCCGACATCCTGCCCGCGCCACGGCATGTCAAACGGCTCGCGCGGATCGAGGCGCATGTTTTGGGACCGTTGGCGTAG
- a CDS encoding nitrogen fixation protein NifQ: MGRWLDTATDATSPDTQLFAKLIAARDARNELALLGLQQPTWRALLTRRFARAAAPAALPFAVTLNDYAEFVRTLHTLLLTHAAATVHGADAQCLASIIAHACLRPDHLWRDLGLAGRDEVTWMLTRYFPTLVALNTGNLRWKKFLAEQRALSLGLRPGPAPGCPGCEDYGHCFPEPG; the protein is encoded by the coding sequence ATGGGCCGTTGGCTCGACACAGCCACGGATGCGACGTCGCCGGATACTCAACTCTTCGCCAAACTGATCGCCGCCCGCGACGCGCGCAACGAACTCGCGCTGCTCGGGCTTCAGCAGCCGACGTGGCGCGCGCTGCTGACGCGGCGTTTCGCGCGCGCCGCCGCTCCGGCCGCGCTACCGTTCGCGGTCACTTTGAACGACTACGCGGAGTTCGTGCGCACGCTCCACACGCTATTGCTCACGCACGCCGCCGCCACGGTCCATGGGGCCGACGCGCAGTGTCTCGCCTCGATCATCGCGCATGCCTGCTTGCGTCCGGATCACCTGTGGCGCGACCTCGGTCTCGCCGGCCGCGACGAAGTCACGTGGATGCTCACGCGTTATTTCCCCACGCTCGTGGCGCTGAATACCGGCAACTTGCGGTGGAAGAAATTCCTCGCTGAACAACGCGCGTTGTCATTGGGCTTGCGGCCAGGTCCAGCGCCGGGCTGTCCAGGCTGCGAAGACTACGGGCATTGTTTCCCGGAGCCCGGCTGA
- a CDS encoding LysR family transcriptional regulator, producing the protein MADTPKTQSAPAAKKAAKARPEVRFRMRIRSGDAVALGPGKVELLEAVREFGSISAAARSLDMSYRRAWLLIDELNRSLKSPATHSEQGGQSGGGCTLTPVGETIIRLYRDVEVEAQRSCAKQIAELTRLIRS; encoded by the coding sequence ATGGCTGACACCCCAAAAACTCAATCCGCGCCTGCGGCAAAAAAAGCCGCGAAGGCACGGCCCGAAGTGCGCTTCAGAATGCGCATCCGTAGCGGCGACGCGGTCGCGCTCGGACCGGGCAAAGTCGAATTGCTCGAGGCCGTGCGCGAGTTCGGCTCGATCTCGGCGGCGGCGCGCAGCCTCGATATGTCGTACCGGCGCGCGTGGCTGCTAATCGACGAACTGAACCGTTCGCTCAAGTCGCCAGCCACGCATTCGGAGCAGGGCGGCCAGAGCGGCGGCGGTTGCACGCTCACGCCCGTGGGCGAGACCATCATTCGCCTGTACCGCGACGTCGAAGTCGAGGCGCAGCGTAGTTGCGCGAAACAGATCGCCGAGTTGACCAGGCTGATCCGCTCCTGA
- a CDS encoding DUF2325 domain-containing protein, with translation MHTPPFRLAQPTRLKLSGDELAGTGMRAADACCAPAKLSFSNTKRRARLAELDSHLHCSIIGTCLSTHELRRLVPKFTGLDRRDASDLEIHHSAVELAIEGGAAARALHKLLDEHYAGAIRRFDKAADDVDLLRLWDEALKSGDIPPAYWALMTHPFATMPVRQKAFGELHMLSHLVGAANRADIRRLVALEEENAALKEKIERQQNRLQELSLQRDASIAALNEQISQLTTQTTRQIPRDAAGLEAEAQRLRDKLADADQRVALHTSRREAAEQRALQEQDAALALRRSHDQTLTLLKLVQSECDALERATVDAADAASGAATRRASLDSVQGKRLVYVGGRPGSNAALRRLVEAAGGELVVHDGGVEDRKGLLAAALPGADLVVFPVDCIDHDSMNTLKRVCERHQIDYHPLRTASVASFVELMARLHPDNVAQLGHPSPSAFCLRHG, from the coding sequence ATGCACACGCCCCCGTTCCGTCTCGCCCAGCCTACACGTCTGAAACTCTCCGGCGACGAACTCGCCGGCACCGGCATGCGCGCCGCCGACGCGTGCTGCGCGCCCGCCAAGCTGTCGTTCTCGAACACCAAGCGGCGCGCGCGCCTCGCCGAACTCGACAGCCATCTGCATTGTTCGATCATCGGCACGTGTCTGAGCACGCACGAGTTGCGCAGGCTGGTGCCCAAATTCACGGGGCTCGACCGCCGCGATGCGAGCGATCTCGAGATTCATCACTCGGCGGTCGAACTCGCGATCGAAGGCGGCGCGGCCGCCAGGGCGCTGCACAAACTACTCGACGAACACTACGCAGGCGCGATCCGCCGCTTCGACAAAGCCGCCGACGACGTCGACCTGCTCAGGCTCTGGGACGAAGCGCTGAAGAGCGGCGACATCCCGCCCGCCTATTGGGCTTTGATGACGCATCCGTTCGCGACCATGCCGGTGCGCCAGAAAGCATTCGGCGAATTGCACATGCTGTCGCATCTGGTCGGTGCGGCCAATCGCGCGGACATTCGCCGGCTGGTCGCGCTGGAAGAGGAAAACGCTGCATTGAAAGAGAAAATCGAGCGTCAGCAGAACCGTTTGCAGGAACTCAGCCTGCAACGCGACGCGTCGATTGCGGCGCTCAACGAGCAGATCTCTCAGCTCACGACGCAGACAACCCGCCAGATACCGCGCGACGCCGCCGGGCTCGAAGCCGAAGCGCAACGGCTGCGCGACAAATTGGCCGACGCCGATCAGCGCGTCGCCCTGCACACCAGCCGCCGCGAGGCCGCGGAACAGCGTGCGCTCCAGGAACAGGACGCGGCGCTCGCGTTACGCAGAAGCCACGATCAGACACTGACGCTGCTCAAGCTGGTGCAAAGCGAATGCGATGCCCTTGAACGCGCGACGGTGGACGCAGCGGACGCGGCGAGCGGAGCCGCCACGCGCCGGGCGAGCCTCGACAGCGTGCAGGGCAAACGGCTCGTGTATGTGGGCGGCCGGCCGGGCTCCAACGCCGCGCTCAGGCGGCTGGTGGAAGCGGCAGGCGGCGAGCTGGTTGTGCACGACGGCGGCGTGGAGGATCGCAAAGGGCTACTTGCCGCAGCGTTGCCGGGCGCGGATCTCGTCGTGTTTCCGGTCGACTGCATCGATCACGATTCGATGAATACGCTCAAGCGCGTCTGCGAGCGTCATCAGATCGACTATCACCCGCTGCGCACGGCGAGCGTGGCGAGCTTTGTGGAATTGATGGCCCGCTTGCATCCCGACAATGTTGCGCAACTGGGCCATCCGTCGCCTTCGGCGTTTTGCCTGCGGCACGGCTGA
- a CDS encoding LysR family transcriptional regulator yields the protein MRQLELRHIHAFVCVAKQLHFSRAADELGIAAPSLTKLIQEAERLLGVRLFHRTKRSVALSAAGSAYLAEALVALDHLARGEERAVLAERGELGRVEVGYVASAAYAGVLQRDVGGFRGAHPGVDISIREVPMDNVAAMLRDGLLDAAYVRPPMLLADGIQAATVHRDQFVLALPADCALAASASVKPAQLRDQCFVLPEQEAGTFEVARRGRFSARLGPRPGTLASVLACVSLGGYVAVVPHTLADCIALPGVVYRGIAGQPIASEIAIAFRKYERAPAVKAFLDFARHQ from the coding sequence ATGCGGCAACTCGAACTCCGTCATATCCACGCCTTTGTCTGCGTCGCGAAACAGCTTCATTTCTCGCGCGCCGCCGACGAATTGGGGATCGCCGCGCCGTCGCTGACCAAGCTGATCCAGGAGGCAGAACGGCTGCTTGGCGTACGGCTCTTTCATCGCACCAAGCGCTCGGTCGCGCTGAGCGCGGCGGGCAGCGCGTATCTCGCGGAAGCGCTCGTCGCACTCGATCACCTCGCGCGCGGCGAGGAGCGCGCGGTGCTGGCCGAGCGCGGCGAACTCGGGCGCGTCGAAGTCGGCTATGTGGCATCGGCGGCGTATGCGGGCGTGTTGCAGCGCGACGTCGGCGGATTTCGCGGCGCGCATCCGGGCGTCGATATCTCGATTCGCGAGGTGCCAATGGACAACGTCGCCGCCATGCTGCGCGACGGCCTGCTCGACGCCGCCTACGTGCGCCCGCCGATGCTGCTGGCCGACGGCATTCAGGCCGCGACCGTGCATCGCGACCAGTTCGTCCTCGCGTTGCCGGCCGATTGCGCGCTGGCGGCCTCCGCGAGCGTCAAGCCGGCGCAACTGCGCGACCAGTGCTTCGTGCTGCCGGAGCAGGAAGCCGGCACCTTCGAAGTGGCACGGCGCGGGCGCTTCTCGGCGCGGCTCGGGCCGCGTCCCGGCACGCTCGCCTCGGTGCTGGCCTGCGTGTCGCTGGGCGGCTACGTCGCCGTCGTGCCGCATACCCTGGCCGACTGCATCGCATTGCCGGGCGTGGTGTACCGCGGCATCGCCGGTCAGCCCATCGCTTCGGAGATTGCGATCGCCTTCCGGAAGTACGAGCGGGCCCCGGCGGTAAAGGCGTTTCTCGACTTCGCACGGCACCAGTGA
- a CDS encoding MFS transporter: MPLLSSRRPTPASPAFVLATASATCALIVLDTNVVAVSLPSIARSFHASFADVEWVVSAYMVAFASCLLPAGALADRVGRKKMLLLGLAVFFLASLGCGAAPTAAVLNVARAVKGVGAAMLLTAALAVIANTFHEGPARVRAWAVWGTCMGLATTVAPLVGGVIAQWFGWRWIFLLNLPVCAVLAWCASRAISESRNPEPGPLDAAGSLLFGSALALGIWALIEVPADGLTSWPTAARLAACVLLFGAFVQVQRLRAHAMVDLALFRQPRFVAAVLAMFGYAACAQVMMTFLPLYLQNAFGWSAVAAGVGMLPFALSMVIGPYIGAALGRRVSSMAVLSMGLLLIALGNLLTARVAGDERYALVALGMIVTGLGAGILNGDTQKAIMACVPPDRTGMASGISTTTRFTAIVTSVGVLGAVLAARTHTAFLAAAPLTPEVKTALDAGFMSRVLAGDTAQATATLPSAVRATLMSAAHASFASGFAAALGLAAAIAVSIAAGVWLLAGRGEAARVRGEASNG; encoded by the coding sequence ATGCCGTTGCTTTCCTCACGCCGCCCAACGCCGGCTAGCCCGGCGTTCGTGCTCGCCACCGCCTCGGCCACTTGCGCGCTGATCGTGCTGGACACCAATGTCGTGGCGGTTTCGCTGCCGTCGATCGCACGCTCGTTCCACGCGAGTTTCGCCGACGTCGAATGGGTCGTCAGCGCGTACATGGTGGCGTTCGCGTCGTGTCTGCTGCCGGCGGGCGCGCTCGCCGACCGCGTCGGCCGCAAGAAAATGCTGCTGCTCGGGCTTGCGGTGTTCTTTCTGGCGTCGCTCGGTTGTGGCGCGGCGCCGACGGCCGCGGTGCTGAACGTGGCGCGCGCGGTCAAGGGCGTCGGCGCGGCGATGCTGCTCACCGCCGCGCTCGCCGTCATCGCGAACACGTTTCACGAGGGCCCCGCCCGCGTGCGCGCGTGGGCGGTGTGGGGCACCTGCATGGGCCTCGCGACCACGGTGGCGCCGCTGGTCGGCGGCGTCATCGCGCAATGGTTCGGCTGGCGCTGGATCTTTCTGCTGAATCTGCCGGTATGCGCGGTGCTCGCGTGGTGCGCGTCGCGCGCGATTAGCGAGTCGCGCAATCCGGAACCCGGTCCGCTCGATGCCGCCGGCAGTTTGTTGTTCGGCAGCGCGCTCGCCCTCGGCATCTGGGCGCTGATCGAAGTGCCGGCCGACGGTCTCACGAGCTGGCCGACGGCCGCGCGGCTCGCGGCCTGCGTGCTGTTGTTCGGCGCGTTCGTGCAGGTCCAGCGGCTGCGAGCGCACGCAATGGTCGATCTCGCGCTGTTCCGGCAACCGCGCTTTGTTGCCGCCGTGCTCGCCATGTTCGGTTACGCCGCCTGCGCGCAGGTGATGATGACGTTCCTGCCGTTGTATCTGCAGAACGCGTTCGGTTGGTCGGCGGTGGCCGCGGGCGTCGGCATGCTGCCGTTCGCGTTGTCGATGGTGATCGGGCCGTACATCGGCGCCGCGCTCGGCAGGCGTGTTTCAAGCATGGCCGTGCTCTCGATGGGCTTGCTGCTGATCGCCCTCGGCAACCTGTTGACGGCCCGGGTTGCGGGCGACGAACGCTATGCGCTGGTCGCGCTCGGCATGATCGTGACGGGGCTCGGCGCCGGCATTCTGAATGGCGACACGCAGAAGGCGATCATGGCCTGCGTGCCGCCGGATCGGACTGGCATGGCCTCCGGCATCAGCACGACGACGCGCTTCACCGCCATCGTCACCTCGGTCGGGGTGCTCGGCGCAGTGCTCGCGGCGCGCACCCACACGGCATTTCTCGCGGCGGCGCCGCTGACGCCTGAGGTGAAAACCGCGCTCGATGCCGGCTTCATGTCGCGCGTGCTGGCAGGCGACACGGCGCAGGCCACGGCGACGCTGCCGTCCGCGGTACGGGCCACGTTGATGTCGGCCGCGCACGCGAGCTTTGCGAGCGGCTTTGCTGCCGCGCTGGGACTGGCCGCGGCCATTGCCGTATCGATTGCCGCCGGCGTTTGGCTGCTGGCCGGCAGAGGCGAGGCCGCGCGAGTGCGTGGCGAGGCGTCGAACGGATAG
- a CDS encoding nuclear transport factor 2 family protein: protein MSHPNTELIQRFYTAFQQRDAETMVACYADDVVFSDPAFGELHGEEARDMWRMLVARAQDFSLAFEGVEADDRSGRVRWVASYLFSQTGRAVVNRIDARFVFRDGRIVEHRDSFDLWSWTRQALGIKGTLLGWSPLVQRAIRAQARKGLDVYRRRQPRG from the coding sequence ATGAGCCATCCCAACACAGAATTGATCCAGCGTTTCTACACGGCGTTTCAGCAACGCGACGCCGAAACCATGGTGGCCTGTTACGCGGATGACGTCGTCTTCAGCGATCCCGCGTTCGGTGAGCTGCACGGCGAGGAAGCGCGCGATATGTGGCGCATGCTGGTGGCACGCGCGCAGGACTTCTCGCTGGCGTTCGAGGGCGTCGAAGCGGACGACCGCAGCGGGCGCGTCCGTTGGGTCGCCAGTTATCTCTTCAGTCAGACGGGGCGCGCGGTGGTCAACCGCATCGACGCCCGTTTCGTGTTCCGCGATGGCCGCATTGTCGAGCATCGCGACAGCTTCGACTTGTGGAGCTGGACGCGTCAGGCGCTCGGTATCAAAGGGACGCTGCTCGGCTGGTCGCCGCTCGTGCAGCGCGCCATCCGGGCGCAGGCGAGAAAGGGCCTCGACGTCTACCGGCGCCGGCAACCGCGCGGCTGA